A DNA window from Streptomyces bacillaris contains the following coding sequences:
- a CDS encoding helix-turn-helix domain-containing protein yields the protein MINSKLTVGIAGPTGATGTLCLDERPPVPGDPLGIHDLTPRERQVLLLLGQAATNREISHSLGIAERTVKSHLTSVMGKLDVTTRTEAAIFSYVHHSALVHEEPDAAAS from the coding sequence ATGATCAACAGCAAGCTCACCGTGGGTATAGCCGGTCCGACGGGTGCGACGGGAACCCTCTGCCTCGACGAGCGGCCGCCCGTCCCGGGGGACCCTCTCGGCATCCACGATCTCACTCCGCGCGAGCGGCAGGTCCTGCTGCTGCTCGGGCAGGCGGCGACCAACCGTGAGATCAGCCACAGCCTGGGGATCGCCGAGCGGACGGTGAAGTCCCATCTCACCAGCGTCATGGGCAAGCTGGACGTGACGACCAGGACCGAGGCGGCCATCTTCTCCTACGTCCACCACTCGGCCCTGGTCCACGAGGAGCCGGACGCCGCCGCTTCCTGA
- a CDS encoding ABC transporter ATP-binding protein: MLLEVRDLHVEFHTREGVAKAVNGVNYSVAEGETLAVLGESGSGKSVTAQAVMGILDMPPGKIAGGEILFKGQDLLKLKPEERRKIRGQEMAMIFQDALSSLNPVLTVGEQLGEMYVVHRGMSRKDAKAKAVELMERVRIPAAKERVGQYPHQFSGGMRQRIMIAMALALEPSLIIADEPTTALDVTVQAQVMDLLGELQREFNMGLILITHDLGVVADVADKIAVMYAGRIVETAPVHEIYKAPAHPYTKGLLQSIPRLDQKGQELYAIKGLPPNLLHIPPGCAFNPRCPMARDVCRTDVPPLYEVDEQRRSACHFWKETLDGR, translated from the coding sequence ATGTTGCTCGAAGTGCGCGATCTGCACGTGGAGTTCCACACCCGCGAAGGCGTCGCCAAGGCCGTCAACGGGGTCAACTACTCGGTGGCCGAGGGCGAGACGCTCGCCGTGCTCGGTGAGTCCGGCTCCGGCAAGTCCGTCACCGCCCAGGCGGTCATGGGCATCCTCGACATGCCGCCCGGGAAGATCGCCGGCGGCGAGATCCTCTTCAAGGGCCAGGACCTGCTGAAGCTCAAGCCCGAGGAGCGGCGCAAGATCCGCGGCCAGGAGATGGCCATGATCTTCCAGGACGCGCTCTCCTCCCTGAACCCGGTCCTCACCGTGGGCGAACAGCTCGGGGAGATGTACGTCGTCCACCGCGGGATGTCCCGCAAGGACGCCAAGGCCAAGGCCGTCGAGCTGATGGAGCGGGTGCGCATCCCGGCGGCGAAGGAGCGGGTCGGCCAGTATCCGCACCAGTTCTCCGGCGGTATGCGCCAGCGCATCATGATCGCCATGGCGCTGGCCCTGGAACCGTCCCTGATCATCGCGGACGAGCCCACCACCGCCCTCGACGTCACCGTCCAGGCCCAGGTCATGGACCTGCTCGGGGAACTCCAGCGCGAGTTCAACATGGGCCTCATCCTCATCACCCACGACCTGGGCGTCGTCGCGGACGTGGCCGACAAGATCGCCGTGATGTACGCGGGCCGGATCGTCGAGACCGCCCCCGTCCACGAGATCTACAAGGCCCCGGCCCACCCGTACACCAAGGGCCTCCTCCAGTCGATCCCGCGCCTGGACCAGAAGGGCCAGGAGCTGTACGCGATCAAGGGGCTGCCGCCCAACCTGCTGCACATCCCGCCCGGCTGCGCGTTCAACCCCCGCTGCCCGATGGCGAGGGACGTGTGCCGCACCGATGTGCCGCCGCTCTACGAGGTGGACGAGCAGCGCCGGAGCGCCTGCCACTTCTGGAAGGAGACGCTCGATGGACGCTGA
- a CDS encoding ABC transporter permease — protein MGRYVIRRLLQMIPVFFGTTLLIFLMVNVMGDPIAGLCGDRQCDPATAAQLRSEFGLDKPVWQQYLTYMGNLFTGDFGTAFNGQKVTELMATAFPITIRLTIVAIVFEIVIGISLGVVTGLRRGRPVDTTVLILTLIVIAVPTFVTGLLLQLLLGVKWGIIKPSVSPDPTFDELLVPGLVLASVSLAYVTRLTRTSIAENARADYVRTAVAKGLPRRRVVVRHLLRNSLIPVVTFIGTDVGALMGGAIVTERIFNIHGVGYQLYQGILRQNSQTVVGFVTILVLVFLAANLIVDLLYAVLDPRIRYA, from the coding sequence ATGGGACGTTATGTGATCCGGCGGCTGCTGCAGATGATCCCCGTCTTCTTCGGCACCACGCTGCTGATCTTCCTCATGGTGAACGTGATGGGCGACCCCATCGCGGGCCTCTGCGGCGACCGCCAGTGCGACCCGGCCACCGCCGCCCAGCTGCGCTCCGAGTTCGGCCTCGACAAGCCGGTCTGGCAGCAATACCTCACCTACATGGGGAACCTCTTCACCGGAGACTTCGGCACCGCGTTCAACGGGCAGAAGGTCACCGAGCTGATGGCCACCGCCTTCCCCATCACCATCCGGCTCACCATCGTCGCGATCGTCTTCGAGATCGTCATCGGCATCAGCCTCGGCGTGGTCACGGGCCTGCGCCGCGGCCGCCCCGTCGACACCACGGTCCTCATCCTCACCCTGATCGTCATCGCCGTCCCCACCTTCGTCACCGGCCTGCTGCTCCAGCTCCTCCTGGGCGTCAAGTGGGGCATCATCAAGCCCTCGGTCTCCCCGGACCCCACCTTCGACGAGCTGCTCGTCCCCGGTCTCGTCCTCGCCTCGGTCTCGCTCGCCTACGTCACCCGGCTCACCCGGACCTCGATCGCCGAGAACGCCCGCGCCGACTACGTACGCACCGCCGTCGCCAAGGGGCTGCCCCGGCGCCGGGTCGTCGTACGGCACCTGCTGCGCAACTCGCTGATCCCCGTCGTCACCTTCATCGGCACGGACGTGGGCGCCCTGATGGGCGGGGCCATCGTCACCGAGCGGATCTTCAACATCCACGGCGTCGGCTACCAGCTCTACCAGGGCATCCTGCGCCAGAACTCGCAGACCGTCGTCGGGTTCGTCACCATCCTGGTGCTGGTCTTCCTGGCCGCCAACCTCATCGTCGACCTCCTGTACGCCGTACTCGACCCGAGGATCCGCTATGCCTGA
- a CDS encoding peptide ABC transporter substrate-binding protein, giving the protein MRGATRTRWAACAVAVALAATACGGGGGDNGGGSGADGIVSSSWGDPQNPLEPANTNEVQGGKVLDMVFRGLVRYDPKTGEAQNMLAESIDSDDAQNFTIKLKEGWTFSNGEKITAKSFVDAWNYGAALKNNQKNAYFFQYIEGYDQVHPESGTASAETLSGLKVVDDLTFTAKLSQKFSLWPDTLGYSAFVPLPRAFYDDHDAWLSKPIGNGPYTIQSYAKGSSMSLRRWDDYPGDDKAKNGGVDLKVFTDNNTAYTSLTSGNLDLVDDVPASQLRNVEQDLGDRYINTPAGIIQTLAFPFYDKEWDTDGARKVRQGLSMAINRKQITDQIFQKTRTPATDWTSPVLGEDGGFKEGLCGKECEYNKAEAKKLIDEGGGIPGGQLKISYNADTGSHKEWVDAVCNSINNVMGNNQACVGGAVGTFADFRSQVSTQKMTGPWRAGWQMDYPLIQNFLQPLYYTNAPSNDGKWTNKEFDDLVDQANAETDKAKAITTFQDAEKVLVEQMPAIPLWYQNGSAGYSERVDNVELNPFSVPVYTEITVK; this is encoded by the coding sequence ATGCGCGGAGCCACACGGACCCGGTGGGCCGCCTGTGCGGTGGCGGTCGCCCTGGCAGCGACGGCCTGCGGCGGCGGAGGCGGCGACAACGGCGGCGGCAGCGGCGCCGACGGCATCGTCAGCTCCTCCTGGGGCGACCCGCAGAACCCGCTGGAGCCCGCCAACACCAACGAGGTGCAGGGCGGCAAGGTCCTCGACATGGTCTTCCGGGGGCTCGTCCGGTACGACCCCAAGACCGGCGAGGCGCAGAACATGCTCGCGGAGTCCATCGACTCCGACGACGCCCAGAACTTCACGATCAAGCTCAAGGAAGGGTGGACCTTCTCCAACGGCGAGAAGATCACCGCCAAGTCCTTCGTGGACGCCTGGAACTACGGCGCGGCGCTGAAGAACAACCAGAAGAACGCCTACTTCTTCCAGTACATCGAGGGCTACGACCAGGTCCACCCCGAGTCCGGCACCGCCTCCGCCGAGACCCTCTCCGGGCTCAAGGTCGTCGACGACCTGACCTTCACCGCCAAGCTCAGCCAGAAGTTCTCCCTCTGGCCCGACACCCTCGGCTACTCGGCCTTCGTACCGCTGCCCAGGGCGTTCTACGACGACCACGACGCCTGGCTCTCCAAGCCGATCGGCAACGGCCCGTACACCATCCAGTCGTACGCCAAGGGCTCCTCGATGAGCCTGCGCCGCTGGGACGACTACCCGGGTGACGACAAGGCGAAGAACGGCGGCGTCGACCTCAAGGTCTTCACCGACAACAACACCGCCTACACCTCGCTGACCTCGGGCAACCTCGACCTGGTCGACGACGTGCCCGCCTCCCAGCTCCGCAACGTCGAGCAGGACCTCGGCGACCGGTACATCAACACCCCCGCCGGCATCATCCAGACGCTCGCCTTCCCGTTCTACGACAAGGAATGGGACACCGACGGCGCCCGCAAGGTCCGGCAGGGCCTCTCCATGGCGATCAACCGGAAGCAGATCACCGACCAGATCTTCCAGAAGACCCGCACCCCCGCCACCGACTGGACCTCCCCGGTCCTCGGCGAGGACGGCGGCTTCAAGGAAGGGCTCTGCGGCAAGGAGTGCGAGTACAACAAGGCCGAGGCCAAGAAGCTGATCGACGAGGGCGGCGGCATCCCCGGCGGCCAGCTGAAGATCTCGTACAACGCCGACACCGGCTCCCACAAGGAGTGGGTCGACGCCGTCTGCAACAGCATCAACAACGTCATGGGCAACAACCAGGCCTGTGTCGGCGGCGCGGTCGGCACCTTCGCGGACTTCCGCAGCCAGGTCTCCACCCAGAAGATGACGGGCCCCTGGCGTGCGGGCTGGCAGATGGACTACCCGCTGATCCAGAACTTCCTGCAGCCGCTCTACTACACCAACGCCCCGTCCAACGACGGCAAGTGGACCAACAAGGAGTTCGACGACCTGGTCGACCAGGCGAACGCCGAGACCGACAAGGCGAAGGCGATCACCACCTTCCAGGACGCCGAGAAGGTGCTCGTCGAGCAGATGCCGGCCATCCCGCTCTGGTACCAGAACGGCAGCGCGGGCTACTCGGAGCGGGTCGACAACGTCGAGCTGAACCCGTTCAGCGTGCCGGTCTACACGGAGATCACCGTCAAGTGA
- a CDS encoding ABC transporter ATP-binding protein — MAELDKESVDATPHVTEVETVAVATEEDAVAAIEAPVERGEPILQVRNLVKHFPLTQGILFKKQIGAVKAVDGISFDLYQGETLGIVGESGCGKSTVAKLLMMLEKATAGEVFYKGQDITKLSGRALKAVRRNIQMVFQDPYTSLNPRMTVGDIIGEPYEIHPEVAPKGDRRRKVQELLDVVGLNPEYINRYPHQFSGGQRQRIGIARGLALNPEIIICDEPVSALDVSVQAQVINLMEKLQDEFNLSYLFIAHDLSIVRHISDRVGVMYLGKMAEIGTDTEIYDHPTHPYTQALLSAVPVPDPAAREGRERIILTGDVPSPANPPSGCRFRTRCWKAEERCATEMPLLAIPERFVAAGGPAAHESACHFAEEKDVVHAA, encoded by the coding sequence ATGGCTGAGCTCGACAAGGAGTCCGTGGACGCCACCCCTCACGTCACCGAGGTGGAGACGGTCGCCGTCGCCACCGAAGAGGACGCCGTCGCCGCCATCGAGGCGCCGGTCGAGCGGGGCGAGCCGATCCTCCAGGTGCGCAACCTGGTCAAGCACTTCCCGCTGACCCAGGGCATCCTCTTCAAGAAGCAGATCGGTGCGGTCAAGGCCGTGGACGGGATCTCCTTCGACCTCTACCAGGGCGAGACGCTCGGCATCGTGGGCGAGTCCGGCTGTGGCAAGTCCACCGTCGCCAAGCTGCTCATGATGCTGGAGAAGGCGACCGCGGGCGAGGTCTTCTACAAGGGCCAGGACATCACCAAGCTGTCCGGCCGCGCCCTGAAGGCCGTGCGCCGGAACATCCAGATGGTGTTCCAGGACCCGTACACCTCGCTGAACCCGCGCATGACGGTCGGCGACATCATCGGGGAGCCGTACGAGATCCACCCCGAGGTGGCTCCCAAGGGCGACCGCCGGCGCAAGGTTCAGGAGCTCCTGGACGTCGTGGGCCTCAACCCGGAGTACATCAACCGGTACCCGCACCAGTTCTCCGGCGGTCAGCGCCAGCGCATCGGCATCGCCCGCGGCCTCGCGCTCAACCCGGAGATCATCATCTGCGACGAGCCGGTCTCCGCGCTCGACGTGTCGGTGCAGGCGCAGGTCATCAACCTGATGGAGAAGCTCCAGGACGAGTTCAACCTCTCCTACCTCTTCATCGCGCACGACCTGTCCATCGTCCGGCACATCTCGGACCGGGTCGGCGTCATGTACCTCGGCAAGATGGCCGAGATCGGTACGGACACCGAGATCTACGACCACCCGACGCACCCGTACACCCAGGCGCTGCTCTCCGCGGTGCCGGTGCCGGACCCGGCGGCGCGCGAGGGCCGCGAGCGGATCATCCTCACCGGTGACGTTCCGTCACCGGCGAACCCGCCCTCCGGCTGCCGCTTCCGCACCCGGTGCTGGAAGGCGGAGGAGCGCTGCGCGACGGAGATGCCGCTGCTGGCGATCCCCGAGCGGTTCGTCGCGGCGGGCGGCCCGGCCGCGCACGAGTCGGCGTGCCACTTCGCCGAGGAGAAGGACGTCGTTCACGCGGCGTGA
- a CDS encoding ABC transporter ATP-binding protein — MDADREAREGGSTLLSKAGEGSRPYVEGEPILEVRDLAKHYPLTQGILFKRQVGAVRAVDGVDFDLHAGETLGIVGESGCGKSTVARMLVHLEKPTAGAIRYKGEDISRLSGRALKAVRRNIQMVFQDPYTSLNPRMTVGDIIGEPYEIHPEVAPKGSRRQKVQDLLDVVGLNPEYINRYPHQFSGGQRQRIGIARGLALNPEIIVADEPVSALDVSVQAQVVNLLDRLQAEFSLSFVFIAHDLSIVRHISDRVGVMYLGRIVEIGSDAEIYDHPTHPYTQALLSAVPVPDPEARAHRERIILHGDVPSPANVPSGCRFRTRCWKAQERCALEVPLLAVPAEFRLVDSPARHDSACHFAEEKRVVPPEGELGTPGRPVEELREPDSGEGPPEP; from the coding sequence ATGGACGCTGACCGCGAGGCACGCGAAGGGGGTTCGACGCTGCTCTCCAAGGCGGGGGAGGGCAGCAGGCCGTACGTCGAGGGCGAGCCGATCCTCGAAGTGCGGGACCTCGCCAAGCACTACCCGCTGACGCAGGGCATCCTCTTCAAGAGGCAGGTCGGCGCGGTCCGGGCCGTCGACGGCGTCGACTTCGACCTCCACGCGGGCGAGACCCTCGGCATCGTGGGGGAGTCCGGCTGCGGCAAGTCCACGGTCGCGCGGATGCTCGTCCACCTGGAGAAGCCCACCGCCGGGGCCATCCGCTACAAGGGCGAGGACATCTCCCGGCTCTCCGGCCGCGCGCTCAAGGCCGTGCGCCGGAACATCCAGATGGTCTTCCAGGACCCGTACACCTCGCTCAACCCGCGCATGACGGTCGGGGACATCATCGGGGAGCCGTACGAGATCCACCCCGAGGTCGCCCCCAAGGGCAGCCGGCGCCAGAAGGTGCAGGACCTGCTGGACGTGGTCGGGCTCAACCCCGAGTACATCAACCGCTATCCGCACCAGTTCTCCGGCGGCCAGCGCCAGCGCATCGGCATCGCCCGCGGCCTCGCGCTCAACCCGGAGATCATCGTCGCGGACGAACCGGTCTCGGCGCTCGACGTCTCCGTACAGGCCCAGGTCGTCAACCTGCTGGACCGGCTCCAGGCGGAGTTCAGCCTCAGCTTCGTCTTCATCGCCCACGACCTCTCCATCGTCCGGCACATCTCCGACCGGGTCGGGGTCATGTACCTCGGCCGGATCGTCGAGATCGGCTCCGACGCGGAGATCTACGACCACCCCACCCACCCGTACACCCAGGCGCTGCTCTCCGCCGTCCCCGTACCGGACCCGGAGGCGCGCGCCCACCGGGAGCGGATCATCCTCCACGGCGATGTGCCCTCACCCGCCAACGTGCCGTCGGGGTGCCGCTTCCGCACCCGCTGCTGGAAGGCGCAGGAGCGGTGCGCGCTGGAGGTGCCGCTGCTGGCGGTCCCGGCGGAGTTCCGGCTCGTGGACAGCCCGGCCCGGCACGACTCGGCGTGCCACTTCGCGGAGGAGAAGCGGGTGGTGCCGCCGGAGGGGGAACTCGGGACGCCGGGCCGTCCGGTGGAGGAACTGCGCGAGCCGGACTCCGGGGAAGGGCCCCCGGAGCCCTGA
- a CDS encoding ABC transporter permease — protein sequence MPEPQTPDEAISQAGAGGATDLAMAEGTSLEKTPGGPDGTGPAGKPRSLWSDAWRDLRRNPVFIISSLIILFLVIISIWPSLIASGDPLQANLDDAQKGSEPGHPFGFDPQGRDVYTRVVYGTRTSVTVGVCATLGVALLGSLLGGLAGFFGGWWDSILSRLTDVFFGIPVVLGGLVFLSVVTSSTVWPVVGFIVLLGWPQIARIARGSVITAKQNDYVQAARALGASNSRMLLRHIAPNAVAPVIVVATIALGTYISLEATLSFLGVGLKDPAVSWGIDISAAANYIRNAPHMLLWPAGALAITVLAFIMLGDAVRDALDPKLR from the coding sequence ATGCCTGAGCCGCAGACCCCGGACGAAGCGATCTCCCAGGCGGGCGCCGGCGGCGCGACGGACCTCGCCATGGCGGAGGGCACCAGCCTGGAGAAGACCCCGGGCGGCCCCGACGGCACCGGCCCGGCCGGGAAGCCGCGCAGCCTCTGGTCGGACGCCTGGCGCGACCTGCGGCGCAACCCGGTCTTCATCATCTCCTCGCTGATCATCCTCTTCCTGGTGATCATCTCGATCTGGCCCTCGCTCATCGCGAGCGGCGACCCCCTCCAGGCCAATCTGGACGACGCCCAGAAGGGCTCCGAACCCGGCCACCCCTTCGGCTTCGACCCCCAGGGCCGCGACGTCTACACCCGGGTCGTCTACGGCACCCGCACCTCGGTCACCGTCGGCGTCTGCGCCACCCTCGGCGTCGCCCTCCTCGGCTCCCTGCTCGGCGGGCTCGCGGGCTTCTTCGGCGGCTGGTGGGACTCGATCCTCTCCCGCCTCACCGACGTCTTCTTCGGCATCCCCGTCGTCCTCGGCGGCCTGGTCTTCCTCTCCGTCGTCACCAGCTCCACCGTCTGGCCCGTCGTCGGCTTCATCGTCCTGCTCGGCTGGCCGCAGATCGCCCGTATCGCCCGCGGCTCGGTGATCACCGCCAAACAGAACGACTACGTCCAGGCGGCCCGCGCGCTCGGCGCCTCCAACTCCCGGATGCTGCTGCGCCACATCGCCCCGAACGCCGTCGCGCCCGTCATCGTCGTGGCGACCATCGCGCTGGGCACGTACATCTCGCTGGAGGCGACCCTGTCCTTCCTCGGCGTCGGCCTGAAGGACCCGGCCGTCTCCTGGGGCATCGACATCTCCGCCGCCGCCAACTACATCCGCAACGCCCCGCACATGCTGCTCTGGCCCGCCGGGGCGCTGGCGATCACCGTGCTCGCCTTCATCATGCTCGGCGACGCGGTGCGCGACGCCCTCGACCCCAAGCTGCGCTGA